GTGTATTGATCTAAGCTACAGATTTTAGATTTAAAGCACACAACAAGACAAAGCAACATAATACAAAATAGATTGATAGAGTGTACAATTCAAAAACATTATAACCTCAACAAGACAATAGATTATATGAAGACTAAAAACAAACCTTGTAGGATCATCCTTGGGTGCATGAAATACAGGAGGCCATATCATCATAAGAGGATGGATTTCACAGAAAAATTTATCACCGTCTTCCTTCTCATACACCTTATGCATTGTTCTGCACTTGATGTCCAAGAGGAATGTGCATCGACCCATGTCCAAGAACACAAACTCAGCATTGTCTCCTGCCTGGTTTATAAGGAGAGAAGCATTGCCATCTGACACACTCAAATCAACAAACATCTCACGCAAATAAACGGTGTCCATCAGCAACCATGTGTACCCGTTGTGGAGCCAGATGCGAAGTTGAAACTTCTTGACAACGATTAGATATACACCAGCAGCATCATCGGCCTGTGACAATATGGTGTTTCTCTCACCATATTCCATCCCTTCTGGGAGCTCAATTATGGAGAAACTTGAGGCCACCAAATCCAAGACAATAATGTTGCTCCATCCAGCTGGCACATAGATTTTATTGCTGGACAACACAGATTTAAGTACTGACCATGGACGAGGGGGCTGCTGTACGATCAAGCTATGATTCATGCGCCATATGCCATGTTTCAAGATATATATGTATACCCTGTGTTTTCCGTCCCTTGTTTGGTGCATCAACACATACAAGTAAGACAATTCATCCCCTTCTTCTTTGGGCAGGATTTTAGAGTAAGTAGTGCCGTCGAATAAGTACTGAGATTGGGGGCGTGGAAATGGTGGGAGGATGTCCATGCCTCTCTTAGGACACACCACTTTGTGCACTGCAAACGTGGTTCCAATTTCATCATGCTGCCTAATGAGGACGTTGCCATTCCAGCAACCAAGGATGTAGGTTGGTACCGACGGTACTCTCTGATAGGTGCCAAAGCTAGAGGTTGCGCGTTGGATGACAGCAGTGAGTTCACGGGGCTGAGGCAGTATTGGGATGAAGTTTGGGGTGTGCTCACctttgttgatgtagaagccaagAAGGCGGGGCGGGTGGATCTCACGAAATCGATGGAGGAAGGCGCGGTCGGAGACATGGGCGAGCCAGCGTGTGCATACGAGGGCGGAGTTGAGAAGGGTGGTGGTGAAGACGGTGCGGAGGAGGATCTCAGTGAGGAGGTCGTCGTCCTCGAGCACcttggataccgccgccattgaTGTTGGGGAACGCTGGTCAAACTGGGGTTAGGGGAGAAGAAGTGCAGGTCGATGCCAGGGACGGTGAGGTGAAGTCACCGACGAAATTGCGACACTCATCCTTTAATTGCTTACGTTTCAGGCAAGTGAAGAAACTGCTTCTGGCACCTACCCCAAAAATAAATGACCAGCCAGCCTGGCCATTTAAACCAAAAATGGTAACTGTCACAGTGTGCAATAACTGTGGGCCACCTGCTTTTATCTTCCTTTTTATTGTGGTGGCGTGGGTTGCTTGCCTTTGTGATCCCCACATTGGTCCACTACGGTCACCGTTCAAGTGCTGACCCATTCCAAGCTGCTCATGACATGACCGTGCTCCCCTTCAAACAAAAAGAGCACACATTGTTATGATATTTTTATGTGTTAATTAGTGGTGGCCATGGACAATTTGCAAAGTAAAACAAATGACCATGGAAGTATTAAAAGTACTTATGTGTTTTATTTTCTGATGCAAAAGTTTATTATTTCTTACTggaaagtttatattttttgatTAGGAAGTACGGTCACCTAAGTGAAAGGATATTTGTATTTGAGTAAAAATGTGTGGGTTTGGTTGAGTTTATAGTCCCCGATTAGAGAGTCTATATTGCTGAATAGAATGTACTGTGTAAGCCAACTGCTTGTTTCCGAGTAGAAAGTTTTACCATTCAAGTAGAAAATTTATAATAAAAATATAGGATTTCTATATTGCCTGGTAAAAATGTATCATCTCAGTCAAAACTTCAATGTTTTTGTATATAAAGTTTTTCTAGTACattttgaatatttttgaaaattttgaacaattttgataaactgaacattttttgaaaatcatgaacaattttgaatatgtgaacaaatttttgATAAAGGGGACGTTTATTGAAACTCTGCACAAAAATTTGGAAACGCTAATATTTTTGGAattcatgaacaaat
Above is a window of Triticum aestivum cultivar Chinese Spring chromosome 6B, IWGSC CS RefSeq v2.1, whole genome shotgun sequence DNA encoding:
- the LOC123133203 gene encoding uncharacterized protein, which codes for MAAVSKVLEDDDLLTEILLRTVFTTTLLNSALVCTRWLAHVSDRAFLHRFREIHPPRLLGFYINKGEHTPNFIPILPQPRELTAVIQRATSSFGTYQRVPSVPTYILGCWNGNVLIRQHDEIGTTFAVHKVVCPKRGMDILPPFPRPQSQYLFDGTTYSKILPKEEGDELSYLYVLMHQTRDGKHRVYIYILKHGIWRMNHSLIVQQPPRPWSVLKSVLSSNKIYVPAGWSNIIVLDLVASSFSIIELPEGMEYGERNTILSQADDAAGVYLIVVKKFQLRIWLHNGYTWLLMDTVYLREMFVDLSVSDGNASLLINQAGDNAEFVFLDMGRCTFLLDIKCRTMHKVYEKEDGDKFFCEIHPLMMIWPPVFHAPKDDPTRNAMLRLKIKDMDGH